The following proteins are co-located in the Verrucomicrobiia bacterium genome:
- a CDS encoding VOC family protein, which yields MAKISKLLHTRYRVNDLEKTVAFYRDVLGLQETGRHKSPRGSELVFMKAPGSEEEIELCCYPASGPVHVPTDLTHLAFEVDDLTAFAKQLEAKGVKLSDGPVGSPPDTVFAFVDAPEGYEIELIQRATK from the coding sequence ATGGCGAAGATCAGCAAACTGCTGCACACCCGTTATCGCGTGAACGATCTGGAGAAAACGGTCGCGTTCTATCGGGACGTGCTCGGTCTTCAAGAGACCGGCCGACACAAGTCACCGCGCGGCTCGGAATTGGTTTTCATGAAGGCGCCCGGGAGTGAAGAGGAAATCGAGCTGTGTTGCTACCCGGCGAGCGGACCGGTCCATGTGCCCACGGATCTCACGCACCTCGCGTTTGAAGTCGATGACCTGACAGCCTTTGCGAAGCAGCTCGAGGCGAAAGGCGTAAAGTTGTCCGATGGGCCGGTGGGATCACCGCCGGATACGGTGTTCGCTTTCGTTGACGCGCCGGAAGGTTACGAAATTGAGCTTATCCAACGGGCCACCAAGTGA
- the rpe gene encoding ribulose-phosphate 3-epimerase: MTAPRKIIVAPSILAGDFGNFARDAQRVEQGGGDWLHCDVMDGHFVPNITFGPDTIAAFRKATKLPLDVHLMIDQPDKYIDRFADAGANSLIVHLEARHDVAETLARIWRLKKIAGLAINPETPAEKALPYLDKIGELLVMTVHPGFGGQAFLPEMLPKIRVLRGAAPNLPIIVDGGINPETSRQCVEAGANILVAGNSLFRHKTLNLAEAIAELKTHALDQD; this comes from the coding sequence GTGACGGCACCGCGAAAGATCATCGTCGCACCCTCGATTCTCGCCGGTGATTTTGGCAATTTCGCGCGGGACGCACAGCGCGTGGAGCAGGGTGGGGGAGATTGGCTGCACTGCGACGTGATGGACGGTCACTTTGTGCCAAACATCACGTTTGGCCCGGACACGATCGCCGCGTTCCGCAAAGCCACGAAGCTGCCGCTGGACGTGCACCTAATGATCGATCAACCTGACAAGTATATCGACCGTTTCGCGGACGCCGGTGCCAACAGCCTGATCGTGCATTTGGAGGCGCGGCATGATGTCGCGGAGACGCTGGCTCGGATTTGGCGCCTTAAGAAGATTGCGGGATTGGCCATCAATCCCGAAACGCCGGCAGAGAAAGCGTTGCCATATCTCGATAAAATCGGCGAACTGCTGGTCATGACGGTGCATCCGGGCTTTGGCGGTCAGGCGTTCCTGCCTGAAATGTTGCCGAAGATCCGCGTGTTGCGGGGGGCGGCGCCAAATTTACCGATCATCGTCGACGGCGGGATCAATCCGGAAACAAGTCGCCAATGTGTCGAGGCCGGGGCGAACATCCTGGTGGCCGGAAACTCGTTATTTCGACACAAGACACTGAACCTGGCTGAAGCCATCGCGGAGCTGAAAACGCATGCACTTGACCAAGATTAA